In a genomic window of Streptomyces sp. NBC_01231:
- a CDS encoding serine protease, giving the protein MRIHDPAGRPRGTGFLADHHGTVVTSHETVDGLPRLALHATGGRRCVVTADAVTPLPELGLALVRTQGLGVAPLPVTVRDRIETGAYVRIPAGCWREARVLGAAGVTYSAKDRSHLLDGVLELAIGTAGRDALRPGGGASGGPVLDAGTGAVIGVLGTALRSGHRDAGFAVPLRPAPDGPLAALLAENASTVPAYGADLNLAGVLELTVTSAAQDGPQRVAEAVERAATAAEFAAFAQGSATVLGLVGDPGSGRTTELAALADRRHQCAEPAPTLWLRGADLEDGDLSVEDAARRALTRAARIVAASRSALAADLGDLAPDRLARLSHTAGRPLLLLLDGPEDMPRVLARRLPEWTAGTVTWLRETGARLVVACRGEYWEEAGAGFPTETLYDPRDGMGRRGRRGDGGDRGGEGGTSPRGGMGRSGDGGEATPRLLPPGVHLGDLREDEARQARARYRVPDNALADPDARHPFTLRLLSEIHGALPDAPQAHPHVDRDDVFSAYLDLMCLRVAVRLAAARGLRGSAVRRLAAKVSGQVHEAARRSLGSRQGELDRESFEAVFPWGQAPARLGGGTGWASAVLTEGLLVPVGTGYRFAHEELADWLQGTHLDLDEALRALVHSRRPDPPGTAPAAPVPHHRIGPVIQALLLLARQHGVPQLSRRLEELTHALDADPFSWWAARLLTEVLRRVPDATPYTPVLRLLTDRIVSRQQQGRPLPVELGPGFWIALPLPQDTRLDLLRRLVLADGPPRAGGPRFLDAVARLLTADPTVVQTHLIGWFDDERPLPATPHATVAEAAQALLHTHRHHALDDLTELLVACAHGRADELLAVLAEDEPSAVCRAVDRWARDGWPARRVAAVAYGLRVAPHVRTAADRELLRHAALALLARSDDRTAHGGALALLVRDPRTRAHHLPQALRHFVAGDPNLPPGALVPALATHPEAVLDAFRARLGRPDAGEVLRALADATTPALARRVAALAREAVERRQETAVHLAGYVDRRLDQGPTARAVLRPLVAGLLDGGPEQLRAALAGVLAASGTPDSRPLRQELLELLLTHEHDPSVLLAVVHAAASRDDDPAVARGLVHRTGLLLLRTPQGATCFDRSLVDLGRQVPGFAALLAGWLTDAPQEWAAVVGPSARRTIEHLADVPVSA; this is encoded by the coding sequence GTGCGCATCCACGACCCCGCCGGGCGCCCTCGGGGCACCGGTTTCCTGGCCGACCACCACGGCACGGTCGTCACCAGCCACGAGACCGTCGACGGCCTGCCCCGGCTCGCGCTGCACGCCACCGGGGGCCGCAGGTGCGTCGTGACCGCCGACGCGGTGACCCCGTTGCCCGAGCTGGGCCTGGCCCTCGTACGCACCCAGGGCCTCGGCGTGGCCCCGCTCCCCGTGACCGTGCGGGACCGGATCGAGACCGGCGCGTATGTGCGGATCCCGGCCGGGTGCTGGCGCGAGGCGCGGGTGCTCGGAGCGGCCGGTGTGACGTACTCGGCCAAGGACCGCTCGCATCTCCTCGACGGTGTACTGGAGTTGGCGATCGGCACGGCCGGACGGGACGCGTTGCGGCCCGGCGGCGGGGCCTCCGGCGGCCCGGTGCTCGACGCCGGGACGGGCGCGGTGATCGGCGTCCTCGGCACGGCCCTGCGCAGCGGCCACCGGGACGCCGGCTTCGCGGTCCCGCTGCGCCCGGCCCCCGACGGTCCCCTGGCCGCCCTGCTCGCCGAGAACGCGAGCACCGTCCCCGCCTACGGCGCCGACCTCAACCTCGCGGGCGTACTGGAACTGACGGTCACCTCTGCGGCGCAGGACGGGCCGCAGCGGGTGGCGGAGGCCGTCGAACGGGCCGCCACGGCCGCGGAGTTCGCCGCGTTCGCCCAGGGGTCGGCCACCGTTCTCGGGCTCGTCGGGGATCCCGGGAGCGGCCGTACGACGGAACTCGCGGCCCTGGCCGACCGGCGCCACCAGTGTGCGGAACCGGCCCCCACACTGTGGCTGCGCGGGGCCGATCTCGAGGATGGGGACCTCTCGGTCGAGGACGCCGCGCGCCGGGCGCTGACCCGGGCCGCCCGGATCGTCGCGGCATCACGGTCCGCCCTCGCCGCCGACCTCGGTGACCTCGCCCCGGACCGTCTCGCCCGTCTCTCGCACACCGCCGGACGGCCCCTCCTGCTCCTTCTCGACGGCCCCGAGGACATGCCGCGGGTCCTGGCCCGGCGGCTTCCCGAGTGGACCGCCGGCACGGTGACATGGCTGCGGGAGACGGGCGCACGGCTGGTGGTGGCGTGCCGGGGGGAGTACTGGGAGGAAGCGGGGGCGGGGTTCCCGACGGAGACGCTGTACGACCCCAGGGACGGCATGGGCCGGCGTGGCAGGCGTGGGGACGGTGGGGACCGGGGCGGTGAGGGCGGGACTTCGCCCAGGGGTGGCATGGGCCGAAGCGGCGACGGGGGCGAGGCCACGCCGCGGCTCCTCCCTCCCGGTGTGCACCTGGGGGACCTGCGCGAGGACGAGGCCCGCCAAGCACGCGCGCGCTACCGCGTCCCCGACAACGCCCTCGCGGATCCCGACGCCCGCCACCCCTTCACCCTCCGGCTCCTCTCGGAGATCCACGGCGCCCTACCGGACGCGCCCCAGGCACACCCCCACGTCGACAGGGACGACGTGTTCTCGGCGTACCTCGACCTGATGTGCCTCCGCGTCGCCGTCCGCCTGGCCGCCGCACGCGGGCTGCGCGGCTCCGCCGTGCGCCGGCTCGCCGCCAAGGTCTCCGGGCAGGTGCACGAGGCCGCCCGCCGCAGCCTCGGCTCCCGCCAGGGCGAACTGGACCGGGAGTCGTTCGAGGCGGTGTTCCCGTGGGGCCAGGCCCCCGCACGGCTCGGCGGTGGCACCGGCTGGGCGTCCGCCGTCCTCACCGAGGGCCTCCTCGTCCCCGTCGGCACCGGCTACCGCTTCGCCCACGAGGAACTCGCCGACTGGCTCCAGGGCACGCACCTCGACCTGGACGAGGCCCTGCGTGCCCTGGTCCACAGCCGCCGCCCCGACCCGCCCGGCACGGCACCCGCAGCGCCCGTACCGCACCACCGCATCGGACCCGTCATCCAGGCCCTGCTGCTTCTGGCCCGGCAGCACGGCGTCCCCCAACTCTCCCGCCGCCTGGAGGAGTTGACCCACGCGCTCGACGCCGACCCGTTCTCCTGGTGGGCCGCCCGCCTCCTCACCGAGGTCCTGCGACGCGTCCCGGACGCCACCCCGTACACACCCGTCCTGCGCCTGCTCACCGACCGGATCGTGAGCCGGCAGCAACAGGGACGGCCGCTGCCCGTGGAACTCGGGCCCGGCTTCTGGATCGCCCTGCCGCTCCCGCAGGACACCCGCCTGGACCTCCTGCGCCGTCTCGTCCTGGCTGACGGCCCTCCGCGCGCGGGCGGGCCACGATTCCTCGACGCCGTCGCCAGGCTGCTCACCGCGGACCCCACCGTCGTACAGACGCACCTCATCGGCTGGTTCGACGACGAACGACCGCTGCCCGCCACCCCGCACGCGACCGTCGCGGAGGCCGCGCAGGCCCTGCTGCACACCCACCGGCACCACGCGCTGGACGACCTCACGGAGCTGCTCGTGGCCTGCGCGCACGGACGGGCCGACGAACTGCTCGCCGTACTGGCGGAGGACGAGCCGTCGGCGGTCTGCCGGGCCGTCGACCGGTGGGCCCGCGACGGGTGGCCCGCACGTCGGGTCGCGGCGGTGGCGTACGGGCTGCGGGTCGCTCCGCACGTACGTACCGCCGCCGACCGTGAACTGCTGCGCCACGCCGCCCTCGCCCTGCTCGCCCGCTCCGACGACCGCACGGCGCACGGCGGTGCGCTGGCCCTGCTGGTCCGGGATCCGCGCACCCGGGCTCACCATCTCCCGCAGGCGCTCAGGCACTTCGTGGCCGGCGACCCGAACCTCCCGCCGGGCGCCCTCGTCCCCGCCCTCGCGACCCACCCCGAGGCGGTCCTCGACGCCTTCCGCGCGCGGCTGGGCCGCCCGGACGCCGGGGAGGTGCTGCGCGCCCTCGCCGACGCCACCACGCCCGCCCTCGCCCGGCGGGTCGCCGCCCTGGCGCGCGAGGCGGTGGAGCGGCGCCAGGAGACCGCCGTGCACCTGGCCGGGTACGTCGACCGTCGCCTGGACCAAGGGCCCACCGCCCGCGCGGTCCTCCGTCCACTGGTCGCCGGTCTCCTGGACGGCGGACCGGAGCAGCTGCGGGCGGCGCTCGCCGGCGTACTCGCCGCCTCCGGTACGCCCGACTCCCGGCCCCTTCGCCAGGAACTCCTCGAGCTCCTCCTGACCCACGAACACGACCCGTCCGTCCTGCTCGCCGTGGTGCACGCGGCAGCCTCCCGCGACGACGACCCGGCGGTCGCCCGCGGCCTGGTCCACCGCACCGGTCTCCTCCTGCTCCGCACCCCACAGGGCGCGACCTGCTTCGACCGGAGCCTCGTCGACCTGGGGCGGCAGGTTCCCGGATTCGCCGCGCTGCTGGCCGGTTGGCTGACGGACGCGCCGCAGGAGTGGGCGGCGGTGGTGGGGCCCAGCGCCCGCCGGACGATCGAGCACCTGGCGGATGTGCCCGTGTCGGCGTGA
- the nusA gene encoding transcription termination factor NusA — protein MDIDMSALRGLVREKEISFDLLVEAIESALLIAYHRTEGSRRHARVELNRETGHVTVWAKEDPDDLEEGQEAREFDDTPSGFGRIAATTAKQVILQRLRDAEDDATLGEYAGREGDIVTGVVQQGRDPKNVLVDIGKLEAILPVQEQVPGETYQHGMRLRSYVVRVAKGVRGPSVTLSRTHPNLVKKLFALEVPEIADGSVEISAIAREAGHRTKIAVRSTRSGLNAKGACIGPMGGRVRNVMGELNGEKIDIVDWSDDPAEMVANALSPARVSKVEVVDMAARSARVTVPDYQLSLAIGKEGQNARLAARLTGWRIDIRPDTEQPGE, from the coding sequence GTGGACATTGACATGAGCGCCCTGCGGGGCTTGGTCCGGGAGAAGGAGATCTCCTTCGACCTGCTCGTGGAGGCGATCGAGTCGGCCCTCCTCATCGCCTATCACCGCACCGAGGGAAGCCGCCGTCACGCGCGCGTGGAGCTCAACCGGGAGACCGGGCATGTGACCGTGTGGGCGAAGGAGGACCCGGACGACCTCGAAGAGGGCCAGGAGGCCCGCGAGTTCGACGACACCCCGTCCGGCTTCGGCCGTATCGCCGCCACCACCGCCAAGCAGGTCATCCTGCAGCGACTGCGCGACGCCGAGGACGACGCGACGCTGGGCGAGTACGCCGGCCGCGAGGGCGACATCGTCACCGGTGTGGTCCAGCAGGGCCGCGACCCGAAGAACGTGCTGGTGGACATCGGCAAGCTGGAGGCCATCCTGCCGGTGCAGGAGCAGGTGCCGGGCGAGACGTACCAGCACGGCATGCGCCTTCGGTCGTACGTCGTACGCGTGGCGAAGGGGGTGCGCGGTCCGTCCGTGACCCTTTCGCGTACGCATCCCAATCTGGTGAAGAAGCTCTTCGCCCTCGAGGTGCCGGAGATCGCCGACGGTTCCGTCGAGATCTCCGCCATCGCCCGCGAGGCCGGACACCGCACGAAGATCGCCGTACGGTCGACCCGTTCGGGTCTGAACGCCAAGGGTGCCTGCATCGGCCCCATGGGCGGACGGGTGCGCAATGTCATGGGCGAGCTCAATGGTGAGAAGATCGACATCGTCGACTGGTCGGACGACCCGGCCGAGATGGTGGCGAACGCGCTGTCCCCGGCCCGCGTCTCCAAGGTGGAGGTCGTGGACATGGCGGCCCGGTCGGCGCGGGTGACCGTGCCGGACTACCAGCTGTCGCTGGCGATCGGCAAGGAAGGGCAGAACGCCCGGCTCGCGGCCCGTCTCACCGGCTGGCGGATCGACATCCGTCCGGACACCGAGCAGCCCGGGGAATAG
- a CDS encoding DUF503 domain-containing protein, protein MYVGTLSFDLLLGDVRSLKEKRSVVRPIVAELRRKYAVSAAEVDHLDLYRRSGIGLATVSGDVGHVTEVLDQCERLVAGRPEVELLSVRRRLHGDDD, encoded by the coding sequence ATGTATGTGGGGACTCTGTCCTTCGACCTCCTCCTCGGCGACGTACGGTCGTTGAAGGAGAAGCGCTCCGTCGTCCGCCCGATCGTCGCCGAGCTCCGGCGGAAGTACGCGGTGAGCGCGGCCGAGGTGGACCACCTGGACCTGTACCGGCGGTCCGGCATCGGACTCGCGACGGTGTCTGGTGACGTGGGGCACGTCACGGAGGTACTGGACCAGTGCGAGCGGCTGGTGGCCGGGCGGCCCGAGGTGGAGCTGCTGTCGGTGAGACGGCGTTTGCACGGCGACGACGACTAG
- the rbfA gene encoding 30S ribosome-binding factor RbfA, giving the protein MADNARAKRLADLIREVVAQKLQRGIKDPRLGSHVTITDTRVTGDLREATVFYTVYGDDEERAAAAAGLESAKGVLRSAVGAAAGVKFTPTLTFVADALPDTAKTIEDLLDRARQSDEKVREVSAGAHYAGEADPYKKPGEDEDDTAE; this is encoded by the coding sequence GTGGCCGACAACGCGCGGGCTAAGAGGCTGGCGGACCTCATCCGAGAGGTGGTGGCCCAGAAGCTGCAGCGCGGGATCAAGGACCCGCGGCTCGGCTCCCACGTCACCATCACGGACACCCGGGTCACGGGTGACCTGCGGGAGGCGACCGTCTTCTACACGGTGTACGGCGACGACGAGGAGCGGGCGGCCGCGGCTGCCGGACTGGAGAGCGCCAAGGGCGTGCTCCGCTCCGCGGTGGGCGCCGCGGCGGGCGTGAAGTTCACGCCGACGCTGACCTTCGTGGCGGACGCACTGCCCGACACCGCCAAGACCATCGAGGACCTCCTCGACCGGGCGCGCCAGTCCGACGAGAAGGTGCGCGAGGTCTCCGCCGGTGCCCACTACGCCGGTGAAGCGGACCCGTACAAGAAGCCGGGTGAAGACGAGGACGACACCGCCGAATGA
- the infB gene encoding translation initiation factor IF-2 codes for MAKVRVYELAKEFGVESKVVMAKLQELGEFVRSASSTIEAPVVRKLTDALQQGNGGGKPAARKAAPAKPGAPSPAQAARPAAPRPPAPKPAAAEKPAAPAAPATPGPRPTPGPKPAPRPAPASPAPTTPEFTAPPAAPAAPAASSGAGSGSGSGSGPRPGAPRPAQGQGQGGQGPRPGARPSGPGQGGQGRGDRGDRPGGQRPGGQAPRPGARPAGPRPGNNPFTSGGSTGMARPQAPRPGGAPRPGGQGGPGGAPRPQGAGQGGPRPQGASGGPRPQSPGGARPTPGGMPRPQGGGPRPGGGPGGARPNPGMMPQRPAAGPRPGGGGPGGRGPGGGGRPGGGGGGRPGGGGFAGRPAGPGGGGGGFAGRPGGPGGGGGGFAGRPGGGGGGRPGFGGRPGGPGGRGGTQGAFGRPGGPARRGRKSKRQRRQEYEAMQAPSVGGVMLPRGNGQSVRLSRGASLTDFAEKINANPASLVAVMMNLGEMVTATQSVSDETLKLLADEMNYILEIVSPEEEDRELLESFDIEFGEDEGGEEFLMPRPPVVTVMGHVDHGKTRLLDTIRKTNVVAGEAGGITQHIGAYQVATQVNEEERRITFIDTPGHEAFTAMRARGAKSTDIAILVVAANDGVMPQTVEALNHAKAADVPIVVAVNKIDVEGADPTKVRGQLTEYGLVAEEYGGDTMFVDISAKQGLNIESLLEAVVLTADASLDLRANPEQDAQGIAIESHLDRGRGAVATVLVQRGTLRVGDTMVVGDAYGRVRAMLDDKGENVEEAGPSTPVLVLGLTNVPGAGDNFLVVDEDRTARQIAEKRAARERNANFARRGVRFSLENLDEALKAGLVQELNLIIKGDASGSVEALESSLLQLDVGEEVDIRVLHRGVGAVTESDIDLATGSDAIVIGFNVRAAGRAAQMADREGVDVRYYSVIYQAIEEIEAALKGMLKPEYEEVELGTAEIREVFKSSKLGNIAGVLVRSGEVKRNTKARLVRDGKVIAESLNISGLRRFKDDVTEIREGFEGGINLGNFNDIKIDDVIATYEMREKPRV; via the coding sequence GTGGCTAAGGTCCGGGTATACGAACTCGCCAAGGAGTTCGGGGTGGAGAGCAAGGTCGTCATGGCCAAGCTCCAAGAACTCGGTGAATTTGTCCGTTCGGCGTCCTCGACGATCGAGGCGCCCGTTGTACGCAAGCTGACCGATGCCCTCCAGCAGGGCAACGGAGGCGGCAAGCCCGCCGCACGCAAGGCTGCCCCGGCCAAGCCGGGCGCCCCCTCTCCCGCGCAGGCCGCCCGTCCGGCTGCCCCGCGCCCGCCGGCCCCCAAGCCGGCCGCCGCCGAGAAGCCCGCGGCTCCCGCCGCGCCGGCCACTCCCGGCCCCCGTCCCACTCCGGGCCCGAAGCCCGCGCCGCGGCCCGCCCCGGCGTCCCCGGCTCCGACCACGCCCGAGTTCACGGCCCCCCCGGCGGCTCCCGCCGCACCGGCCGCCTCCTCCGGCGCCGGTTCTGGTTCCGGCTCCGGCTCCGGCCCCCGTCCGGGCGCTCCGCGTCCGGCCCAGGGTCAGGGTCAGGGCGGCCAGGGTCCGCGTCCGGGCGCCCGTCCGTCCGGCCCCGGCCAGGGCGGCCAGGGTCGTGGTGACCGCGGCGACCGTCCCGGCGGTCAGCGTCCCGGTGGCCAGGCCCCGCGTCCCGGTGCCCGTCCGGCCGGTCCCCGTCCGGGCAACAACCCGTTCACCTCTGGTGGCTCCACCGGCATGGCGCGCCCGCAGGCGCCCCGTCCGGGCGGCGCCCCGCGTCCCGGCGGCCAGGGCGGCCCCGGCGGCGCTCCGCGTCCCCAGGGCGCCGGTCAGGGCGGTCCCCGTCCCCAGGGCGCGTCGGGCGGTCCCCGTCCGCAGTCTCCGGGCGGCGCTCGTCCCACCCCGGGCGGCATGCCCCGCCCGCAGGGCGGCGGTCCCCGTCCCGGCGGCGGCCCCGGCGGCGCCCGTCCGAACCCCGGCATGATGCCGCAGCGTCCGGCTGCCGGTCCCCGTCCCGGTGGCGGCGGCCCCGGCGGTCGCGGTCCCGGCGGCGGCGGTCGTCCCGGCGGCGGCGGTGGCGGTCGTCCGGGTGGCGGCGGCTTCGCCGGTCGTCCGGCCGGTCCCGGTGGCGGTGGCGGCGGTTTCGCCGGTCGTCCCGGCGGTCCCGGTGGCGGTGGCGGCGGTTTCGCCGGTCGTCCCGGTGGCGGTGGCGGCGGTCGTCCCGGCTTCGGTGGTCGTCCCGGTGGTCCGGGCGGTCGTGGTGGCACGCAGGGCGCCTTCGGTCGTCCCGGCGGTCCCGCGCGTCGCGGTCGCAAGTCGAAGCGGCAGAGGCGCCAGGAGTACGAGGCCATGCAGGCCCCGTCGGTCGGCGGCGTGATGCTGCCTCGCGGCAACGGACAGTCCGTCCGCCTGTCGCGCGGTGCGTCCCTCACCGACTTCGCGGAGAAGATCAACGCCAACCCGGCGTCGCTCGTCGCCGTGATGATGAACCTCGGCGAGATGGTCACCGCCACGCAGTCCGTCTCCGACGAGACGCTGAAGCTCCTCGCGGATGAGATGAACTACATCCTCGAGATCGTCAGCCCCGAGGAGGAGGACCGCGAGCTGCTCGAGTCCTTCGACATCGAGTTCGGCGAGGACGAGGGCGGCGAGGAATTCCTCATGCCGCGTCCGCCGGTCGTGACCGTCATGGGTCACGTCGACCACGGTAAGACCCGACTGCTGGACACCATCCGCAAGACGAACGTCGTCGCGGGCGAGGCCGGCGGTATCACGCAGCACATCGGTGCGTACCAGGTCGCCACCCAGGTCAACGAGGAAGAGCGCAGGATCACCTTCATCGACACCCCGGGTCACGAGGCGTTCACCGCCATGCGTGCCCGTGGTGCGAAGTCGACCGACATCGCGATCCTGGTCGTCGCGGCCAACGACGGCGTCATGCCGCAGACGGTCGAGGCGCTCAACCACGCCAAGGCGGCCGACGTCCCGATCGTCGTCGCGGTCAACAAGATCGACGTCGAGGGTGCCGACCCGACCAAGGTGCGCGGTCAGCTGACCGAGTACGGCCTCGTGGCCGAGGAGTACGGCGGCGACACCATGTTCGTCGACATCTCCGCCAAGCAGGGCCTCAACATCGAGAGCCTGCTGGAGGCCGTGGTCCTCACCGCGGACGCCTCGCTCGACCTGCGGGCCAACCCGGAGCAGGACGCGCAGGGTATTGCGATCGAGTCCCACCTCGACCGTGGCCGCGGTGCCGTCGCGACCGTCCTGGTGCAGCGAGGCACCCTGCGGGTCGGCGACACCATGGTGGTCGGCGACGCGTACGGCCGTGTCCGCGCGATGCTCGACGACAAGGGCGAGAACGTGGAAGAGGCGGGTCCCTCGACCCCGGTCCTCGTCCTCGGTCTCACCAACGTCCCGGGCGCCGGCGACAACTTCCTGGTTGTCGACGAGGACCGCACGGCGCGTCAGATCGCCGAGAAGCGTGCCGCTCGTGAGCGGAACGCCAACTTCGCCCGCCGGGGTGTCCGGTTCTCCCTGGAGAACCTGGACGAGGCCCTCAAGGCCGGTCTGGTGCAGGAACTCAACCTCATCATCAAGGGCGACGCGTCCGGTTCGGTGGAGGCTCTCGAGTCCTCGCTGCTCCAGCTCGACGTCGGCGAAGAGGTCGACATCCGCGTCCTGCACCGCGGTGTGGGTGCGGTCACCGAGTCGGACATCGACCTGGCGACCGGCTCCGACGCCATCGTCATCGGCTTCAACGTCCGCGCTGCGGGCCGCGCGGCGCAGATGGCGGACCGCGAGGGCGTCGACGTCCGCTACTACTCGGTGATCTACCAGGCCATCGAGGAGATCGAGGCGGCCCTCAAGGGCATGCTCAAGCCGGAGTACGAGGAGGTCGAGCTCGGCACGGCGGAGATCCGCGAGGTCTTCAAGTCGTCCAAGCTGGGCAACATCGCCGGTGTCCTGGTCCGCTCGGGCGAGGTCAAGCGCAACACCAAGGCGCGCCTCGTCCGCGACGGCAAGGTCATCGCGGAGAGCCTCAACATCTCCGGTCTGCGTCGCTTCAAGGACGACGTCACCGAGATCCGCGAAGGCTTCGAGGGCGGTATCAACCTCGGAAACTTCAACGACATCAAGATCGACGACGTCATCGCGACGTACGAGATGCGGGAGAAGCCGCGCGTGTAA
- a CDS encoding bifunctional riboflavin kinase/FAD synthetase produces the protein MQRWRGLEDIPQDWGRSVVTIGSYDGVHRGHQLIIRHAVERARELGVPSVVVTFDPHPSEVVRPGSHPPLLAPHHRRAELMADLGVDALLILPFTTEFSKLSPAEFVVKVLVDKLRAKAVVEGPNFRFGHKAAGNVEFLVGQGKVYDFEVEIVDLYVRGEAGGGEPFSSTLTRRLVAEGDLEGAAEILGRPHRVEGVVVRGAQRGRELGFPTANVETLPHTAIPADGVYAGWLHVKGEAMPAAISVGTNPQFDGTERTVEAYAIDRVGLELYGLHVAVDFLAFVRGQAKFDTLDALLEQMAEDVKRCRELVAGAAAE, from the coding sequence GTGCAGCGCTGGCGTGGCTTGGAGGACATCCCCCAGGACTGGGGGCGCAGCGTCGTCACCATCGGGTCCTACGACGGAGTTCACCGCGGACACCAGCTGATCATCCGGCATGCTGTGGAACGCGCCCGTGAGCTGGGCGTTCCCTCCGTCGTCGTCACCTTCGACCCGCACCCCAGCGAGGTCGTCCGCCCGGGCAGCCACCCACCGCTGCTGGCCCCGCACCACCGCCGCGCCGAACTCATGGCCGACCTGGGCGTGGACGCCCTTCTGATCCTCCCGTTCACGACGGAGTTCTCGAAGCTCTCGCCCGCCGAGTTCGTCGTCAAGGTCCTGGTCGACAAGCTGCGCGCGAAGGCGGTCGTCGAGGGCCCCAACTTCCGCTTCGGCCACAAGGCCGCGGGGAACGTCGAGTTCCTCGTCGGGCAGGGCAAGGTCTATGACTTCGAGGTCGAGATCGTCGATCTGTACGTCCGGGGCGAGGCGGGCGGCGGCGAGCCGTTCTCCTCGACCCTGACCCGGCGCCTGGTCGCCGAGGGCGACCTCGAGGGCGCCGCCGAGATCCTGGGCCGCCCGCACCGCGTGGAGGGCGTGGTCGTCCGCGGCGCCCAGCGTGGCCGCGAGCTCGGTTTCCCGACCGCGAACGTCGAGACCCTCCCGCACACCGCGATTCCCGCCGACGGCGTCTACGCGGGCTGGCTGCACGTGAAGGGTGAGGCGATGCCGGCGGCGATCTCCGTCGGCACGAACCCGCAGTTCGACGGCACCGAGCGCACGGTGGAGGCGTACGCCATCGACCGCGTGGGACTCGAGCTGTACGGGCTGCACGTCGCCGTCGACTTCCTGGCGTTCGTGCGCGGCCAGGCCAAGTTCGACACGCTGGACGCGTTGCTGGAGCAGATGGCCGAGGACGTCAAGCGCTGCCGGGAGCTGGTGGCGGGGGCGGCGGCCGAGTAG
- the truB gene encoding tRNA pseudouridine(55) synthase TruB produces MTQKNQTPDGLVIVDKPSGFTSHDVVAKMRGIARTRRVGHAGTLDPMATGVLVLGVERATKLLGHLALTEKEYLGTIRLGQTTLTDDAEGEITRSVDASKVTRDAVDAGIAKLSGDIMQVPSKVSAIKIDGVRSYKRAREGEEFDIPARPVTVSSFAVYDVRAAVAEDGTQVLDLVVSVVCSSGTYIRALARDLGADLGVGGHLTALRRTRVGPYKLDSARTLDQLQKELTVMPIADAATAAFPRWDVDARRARLLTNGVRLDMPDEYAGRGAVAVFDPEGVFLALVEEQKGKAKSLAVFG; encoded by the coding sequence ATGACCCAGAAGAACCAGACGCCCGACGGCCTTGTCATCGTCGACAAGCCGTCGGGCTTCACTTCGCACGACGTCGTCGCCAAGATGCGCGGGATCGCGAGGACGCGGCGCGTCGGGCATGCCGGCACGCTCGACCCGATGGCGACCGGCGTTCTCGTACTCGGCGTCGAGAGGGCGACCAAGCTCCTCGGGCATCTCGCGCTCACCGAGAAGGAGTACCTGGGCACGATCCGCCTGGGGCAGACCACCCTCACCGACGACGCCGAGGGCGAGATCACGAGGTCGGTCGACGCCTCGAAGGTCACCCGCGACGCCGTCGACGCGGGGATCGCCAAGCTGAGCGGCGACATCATGCAGGTGCCGTCCAAGGTCAGCGCCATCAAGATCGACGGCGTCCGCTCCTACAAACGGGCGCGTGAGGGCGAGGAGTTCGACATCCCGGCCCGGCCGGTCACCGTCTCGTCCTTCGCGGTGTACGACGTCCGGGCGGCCGTCGCCGAGGACGGCACCCAGGTCCTCGACCTGGTGGTGTCGGTGGTCTGCTCGTCCGGCACCTACATCCGGGCTCTGGCCCGCGATCTCGGTGCCGACCTCGGCGTCGGCGGTCACCTCACGGCGCTGCGCCGGACCCGCGTGGGTCCGTACAAGCTCGACTCCGCCCGGACTCTCGACCAGCTCCAGAAGGAGCTGACGGTGATGCCGATCGCCGACGCCGCCACGGCCGCGTTCCCGCGCTGGGACGTGGACGCCCGGCGCGCCCGGCTGCTGACGAACGGCGTACGGCTCGACATGCCCGACGAGTACGCGGGCCGGGGCGCCGTGGCCGTCTTCGACCCCGAGGGCGTCTTCCTCGCCCTCGTCGAGGAGCAGAAGGGCAAGGCCAAGAGCCTGGCCGTCTTCGGCTGA
- a CDS encoding YlxR family protein, with protein sequence MSGRTRARACPERTCVGCRERAAQKDLLRTVAIEGECVPDDRGTLPGRGAYVHPALVCLDLAIRRRAFPRALRAPGPLDTKALRLHVEQATP encoded by the coding sequence GTGTCTGGCCGGACGCGAGCCCGCGCATGCCCTGAGCGCACCTGTGTGGGGTGCCGGGAGCGAGCGGCCCAGAAGGACTTGCTGCGGACCGTGGCGATCGAGGGCGAATGCGTCCCCGATGATCGCGGTACGCTGCCCGGCCGGGGTGCGTATGTGCACCCCGCCCTGGTCTGTCTCGACCTGGCGATACGCCGTCGGGCGTTCCCAAGGGCGTTGCGCGCCCCGGGACCGCTCGACACCAAGGCGTTGCGCCTCCACGTCGAGCAGGCAACACCGTAA